A region from the Acyrthosiphon pisum isolate AL4f chromosome A1, pea_aphid_22Mar2018_4r6ur, whole genome shotgun sequence genome encodes:
- the cp30 gene encoding cuticular protein 30 precursor, protein MAFKTIAVFACVLVSALAGPVAPAYPAPSAYPAPSAYPAPSSYPAPSAYPAPSSYPAPSAYPAPAYKPASYSAPKAYAPEAAYAPAPYNFDYSVHDDSTYDIKSQSEYSDGNGYVKGSYSLVEADGTKRIVEYTADDVNGFNAEVKKEGTPSYSSAPAYKPAYKAPAYPAAPAYPSAPAYPAAPAYPAAPAYSAAPAYPAAPAYPAAPAYKPAYSAPAYSAPAYKPAYSAPAYSAPAYSAPAYPAAPAYPAAPAYPTESYPAAPAYGYSTPAPAYGYSTPAPAYGYSTPAPAYKPSYAAPAYKPSPYKQY, encoded by the exons ATGGCATTCAAA aCTATCGCCGTCTTTGCCTGCGTGCTGGTTTCCGCACTTGCCGGCCCAGTAGCCCCAGCCTACCCGGCACCGTCTGCCTACCCAGCACCATCAGCTTACCCAGCACCATCATCTTACCCAGCACCATCGGCTTATCCAGCACCATCATCTTACCCAGCACCATCAGCTTACCCAGCACCTGCCTACAAGCCTGCCTCATACTCAGCACCCAAGGCATACGCCCCAGAAGCTGCATACGCCCCAGCCCCATACAACTTCGACTACAGCGTGCACGATGACTCCACCTACGATATCAAGAGCCAATCCGAATACAGCGACGGAAACGGTTACGTCAAAGGATCCTACAGCCTGGTCGAAGCTGATGGCACCAAGAGAATTGTCGAATACACCGCTGATGACGTCAACGGTTTCAACGCTGAAGTGAAGAAAGAAGGAACCCCATCTTACAGCTCTGCCCCAGCCTACAAACCAGCCTACAAGGCTCCAGCTTACCCGGCTGCCCCAGCTTACCCATCAGCCCCAGCTTACCCAGCTGCCCCGGCTTACCCAGCTGCCCCAGCATACTCTGCCGCACCAGCTTACCCAGCTGCCCCAGCTTACCCAGCTGCACCAGCATACAAGCCAGCTTACTCCGCCCCGGCTTACTCTGCCCCAGCCTACAAGCCAGCTTACTCCGCACCGGCTTACTCTGCACCAGCATACTCTGCACCAGCCTACCCAGCTGCCCCAGCCTACCCAGCTGCCCCAGCCTACCCAACTGAGTCCTACCCAGCTGCTCCAGCATACGGATACTCCACACCTGCTCCAGCTTACGGATACTCCACCCCAGCTCCAGCCTACGGATACTCTACCCCTGCCCCAGCTTACAAGCCATCGTACGCCGCCCCAGCATACAAACCTTCCCCGTACAAACAGTACTAA
- the cp25 gene encoding cuticular protein 25 (The RefSeq protein has 3 substitutions compared to this genomic sequence), producing the protein MAVKMIIFAACVATTLAQYAAPAYPAHHAEAEHAYAPTPYNFEYSVNDPHTYDVHSQSESSDGNGNVKGTYSLLEADGSTRVVEYTADDHSGFNAEVKKIEGHSQGYKAPYSTPAPAYKPAYSAPAYSAPAHSAPAYSAPAYSAPAYKPAYSAPAYSAPAHSAPAYSAPAHSAPAYSAPAHSAQAYSAPAHSAPAYSAPAHSAPAYSAPAHSASAYSAPAYKPAY; encoded by the exons atggcagttaag aTGATCATTTTCGCCGCCTGCGTGGCCACCACACTCGCCCAATACGCCGCCCCAGCATACCCAGCGCATCACGCTGAAGCTGAACACGCATACGCCCCAACCCCGTACAACTTCGAATACAGCGTAAACGACCCACACACTTACGACGTGCACAGCCAATCCGAATCCAGTGACGGAAACGGTAACGTCAAGGGAACTTACAGCCTTTTGGAAGCCGATGGTTCCACCCGCGTCGTCGAATACACCGCCGATGACCACAGCGGTTTCAACGCTGAAGTCAAGAAAATCGAAGGACACAGCCAAGGTTATAAAGCACCGTACAGCACACCTGCCCCAGCCTACAAGCCAGCTTACTCCGCACCCGCATACTCTGCACCCGCTCACTCTGCACCAGCATACTCTGCACCAGCTTACTCTGCCCCAGCCTACAAGCCAGCTTACTCTGCACCAGCGTACTCTGCACCAGCTTACTCTGCACCAGCTTACTCAGCACCCGCACACTCTGCACCAGCTTACTCAGCACCCGCACACTCTGCACCAGCTTACTCAGCACCCGCACACTCTGCACAAGCTTACTCAGCACCCGCACACTCTGCACCAGCTTACTCAGCACCTGCACACTCTGCATCCGCTTACTCCGCTCCGGCCTACAAACCagcatactaa
- the ACYPI009260 gene encoding uncharacterized protein LOC100575117 precursor, whose product MAVKMIIFAACVATTLAQYAAPAYPAHHAEAEHAYAPTPYNFEYSVNDPHTYDVHSQSESSDGKGNVKGTYSLLEADGSTRVVEYTADDHSGFNAEVKKIEGHSQGYNAPAPAYKPAYSAPAYSAPTYSAPAHSAPAYSAPAHSASAYPAPAYSAPAHSAPAYSAPAYKPAY is encoded by the exons aTGGCCgttaag atgaTCATTTTCGCCGCCTGCGTGGCCACCACACTCGCCCAATACGCCGCCCCAGCATACCCAGCGCATCACGCTGAAGCTGAACACGCATACGCCCCAACCCCGTACAACTTCGAATACAGCGTAAACGACCCACACACTTACGACGTGCACAGCCAATCTGAATCCAGCGACGGAAAAGGTAACGTCAAGGGAACTTACAGCCTTTTGGAAGCCGATGGTTCCACCCGCGTCGTCGAATACACCGCCGATGACCACAGCGGTTTCAACGCTGAAGTCAAGAAAATTGAAGGACACAGCCAAGGTTACAACGCACCTGCCCCAGCCTACAAGCCAGCTTACTCCGCACCCGCATACTCCGCACCCACATACTCTGCACCCGCTCACTCTGCACCAGCCTACTCTGCACCCGCTCACTCTGCATCAGCATACCCTGCACCAGCATACTCTGCACCCGCACATTCTGCACCAGCTTACTCCGCTCCAGCCTACAAGCCAGCATACTAA
- the cp28 gene encoding cuticular protein 28 precursor: protein MSAKLIIFAACAVATALAVYKEPSYPSYPAAPAYPAPAYPAAPAYSAPAYPSAPAYPSAPAYPAAPAYPAAPAYPAAPAYSAAPAYKPASYAAPKPYAPEPAYSAPSPYNFDYSVHDTYTGDIKSQNEYADANGYVKGSYSLVEPDGSKRTVEYTADDYNGFNAEVKKEGGYPAPAYSAPAPAYKPAPAPYKPAY from the exons ATGTCCGCCAAA tTGATCATCTTCGCGGCTTGCGCCGTCGCCACCGCTCTGGCCGTCTACAAGGAACCTTCCTACCCATCTTACCCAGCCGCCCCAGCTTACCCAGCCCCAGCCTACCCAGCCGCCCCAGCTTACTCAGCACCAGCCTACCCATCTGCCCCCGCCTACCCATCTGCCCCAGCCTACCCAGCAGCACCCGCATACCCAGCAGCACCAGCATACCCAGCTGCACCAGCCTACTCAGCAGCACCGGCCTACAAGCCAGCTTCGTACGCCGCCCCGAAACCCTATGCTCCAGAGCCAGCCTACTCCGCCCCGTCACCATACAACTTCGACTACAGCGTGCACGACACCTACACCGGTGACATCAAGAGCCAAAACGAATACGCTGACGCCAACGGTTACGTCAAGGGCTCCTACAGCCTGGTCGAACCTGACGGCAGCAAGCGCACCGTGGAATACACCGCCGATGACTACAACGGTTTCAACGCTGAGGTCAAGAAGGAAGGTGGATACCCCGCACCAGCCTACTCTGCACCTGCCCCGGCCTACAAGCCAGCCCCAGCCCCATACAAGCCCGCGTACTAA
- the cp29 gene encoding cuticular protein 29 precursor — protein sequence MSAKLIIFAACAVATALAVYKEPSYPSYPAAPAYPAPAYPAASAYPAPAYPSAPAYPSAPAYPAAPAYPAAPAYPAAPAYSAAPAYKPASYAAPKPYAPEPAYSAPSPYNFDYSVHDTYTGDIKSQNEYADANGYVKGSYSLVEPDGSKRTVEYTADDYNGFNAEVKKEGGYPAPAYSAPAPAYKPAPAPYKPAY from the exons ATGTCCGCCAAA TTGATCATCTTCGCGGCTTGCGCCGTCGCCACCGCCCTGGCCGTCTACAAGGAACCTTCCTACCCATCTTACCCAGCCGCCCCGGCTTACCCAGCCCCAGCCTACCCGGCCGCCTCAGCTTACCCAGCACCAGCCTACCCATCTGCCCCCGCCTACCCATCTGCCCCAGCCTACCCAGCAGCACCCGCATACCCAGCAGCACCAGCCTACCCAGCTGCACCAGCCTACTCAGCAGCACCGGCCTACAAGCCAGCTTCGTACGCCGCCCCGAAACCCTATGCCCCAGAGCCAGCCTACTCTGCTCCGTCTCCATACAACTTCGACTACAGCGTTCACGACACCTACACCGGTGACATCAAGAGCCAAAACGAATACGCTGACGCCAACGGTTACGTCAAGGGCTCCTACAGCCTGGTCGAACCTGACGGCAGCAAGCGCACCGTGGAATACACCGCCGATGACTACAACGGTTTCAACGCTGAGGTCAAGAAGGAAGGTGGATACCCCGCACCAGCCTACTCTGCACCTGCCCCGGCCTACAAGCCAGCCCCAGCACCATACAAGCCCGCATACTAA